The Hymenobacter sp. 5317J-9 genome has a window encoding:
- a CDS encoding DinB family protein, whose product MELTHSLATLDAQLELLARHWGQWSEAELLALPGPGRWCKKEILGHLIDSAANNHRRFVLAQVAPAPLKLLAYDQDAWVRAAHYRNLPAADLLALWTSYNRLIRHLLAHIPAHLLATECFSLHNNPVTLGWVVADYVLHLEHHVRQILHE is encoded by the coding sequence ATGGAATTAACCCACAGCCTTGCCACGCTCGACGCCCAGCTGGAATTGTTGGCCCGGCACTGGGGCCAGTGGTCCGAAGCCGAGCTGCTGGCCTTGCCGGGGCCGGGCCGCTGGTGCAAAAAGGAAATTCTGGGCCACCTCATCGACTCGGCCGCCAACAACCACCGGCGCTTCGTGCTGGCCCAGGTGGCGCCCGCGCCGCTCAAACTGCTGGCCTACGACCAGGACGCCTGGGTGCGGGCCGCGCACTACCGCAATCTGCCCGCCGCCGACCTGCTGGCCCTCTGGACGAGCTACAACCGCCTCATCCGGCACCTGCTGGCCCATATTCCGGCTCACTTGCTGGCCACCGAGTGCTTTTCGCTGCACAACAACCCCGTCACCCTCGGCTGGGTGGTGGCCGACTACGTGCTGCACCTAGAACACCACGTCCGGCAGATACTTCACGAATAG